The following proteins are co-located in the Polyangia bacterium genome:
- the bfr gene encoding bacterioferritin encodes MKGKPEVIDALNEILTGELTAINQYFIHARMCGNWGYQRLCEKIKAESIDEMKHADRLIQRVLFLDGVPNVQRLGKINIGQTVPEQLKLDLEVERVAVPKLNQFIELCRSIGDNGSRDLLEDILKAEEDHVDWLEAQLTLLSQVGEAQYLAQQITE; translated from the coding sequence ATGAAAGGTAAACCGGAAGTCATCGACGCCCTGAACGAGATCCTCACCGGCGAGCTGACCGCCATCAACCAGTACTTCATCCACGCCCGGATGTGCGGCAACTGGGGCTACCAGCGCCTGTGCGAGAAGATCAAGGCCGAGTCCATCGACGAGATGAAGCACGCCGATCGTCTCATCCAGCGCGTGTTGTTTCTGGACGGCGTGCCCAACGTCCAGCGTCTGGGCAAGATCAACATCGGGCAGACCGTCCCCGAGCAGCTGAAGCTGGACCTGGAGGTCGAGCGAGTGGCGGTGCCGAAGCTGAATCAGTTTATTGAACTGTGCCGCAGCATCGGTGACAACGGCAGCCGCGACCTGCTTGAGGACATCCTGAAGGCCGAAGAGGATCACGTCGACTGGTTGGAGGCGCAGCTGACGTTGCTGTCGCAGGTCGGCGAAGCGCAGTACCTGGCCCAGCAGATCACTGAATAG
- a CDS encoding (2Fe-2S)-binding protein, whose protein sequence is MCRAVCDRRLRALAADGHQSLGAIAAACGAGEDCGTCQPDIEQIITETALVRASRGSGGYKDPAAEPARITAATRVRTAA, encoded by the coding sequence GTGTGCCGTGCCGTTTGTGATCGCCGCCTGCGCGCTCTGGCCGCCGACGGGCATCAGTCGCTGGGGGCCATCGCCGCCGCCTGCGGCGCGGGCGAGGACTGCGGCACCTGTCAGCCCGACATCGAACAGATCATCACGGAGACGGCGCTGGTCCGCGCTTCCCGTGGCAGCGGCGGCTACAAGGATCCAGCCGCCGAGCCCGCCCGAATCACCGCCGCCACGCGCGTTCGCACCGCCGCCTAG
- a CDS encoding OmpA family protein, whose amino-acid sequence MTPPWSRNLGWLFGLALAVGCSHEQSRPPKVAADSDEPKPRPASHETQKEPDPLPPETPTTVADDNPGAIFFDFDSSTLREDARDTLAKVATDLKEKDATAKIAIEGNCDALGTVEYNLALGQHRAEAAKTYLVEMGVPKKRIRTASYGSQRPKYPGHDEDAYAKNRRDDLIVH is encoded by the coding sequence ATGACACCACCGTGGTCACGCAATCTGGGTTGGCTTTTCGGACTGGCTTTGGCCGTGGGCTGCTCGCACGAGCAGAGCCGACCGCCAAAAGTCGCTGCCGACAGCGACGAACCCAAACCGAGGCCCGCCTCGCACGAGACCCAGAAAGAACCCGATCCGCTGCCGCCCGAGACACCGACGACGGTGGCCGATGACAATCCCGGGGCGATCTTCTTCGATTTCGATTCTTCGACGCTGCGCGAAGACGCGCGCGACACGCTGGCCAAGGTGGCGACCGATCTGAAAGAGAAAGACGCCACCGCGAAGATCGCCATCGAAGGCAACTGCGATGCGCTGGGCACCGTCGAGTACAACCTGGCCCTCGGCCAGCATCGTGCCGAAGCCGCCAAGACCTACCTGGTGGAGATGGGCGTGCCGAAGAAACGCATCCGCACCGCCAGCTATGGCTCCCAGCGCCCGAAGTACCCTGGCCACGACGAAGACGCCTACGCCAAGAACCGGCGCGATGATCTGATCGTCCACTGA
- a CDS encoding carbohydrate ABC transporter permease, which translates to MAPQNGPQNGYSLRTLGTDAKLLLIGIPVFLWTIAPIYHLFLFAISPKESALGGKMWPDHPTLQNFRIVFMQQHYYLSHFWRQLWNSLFIAVTTGLVTLFVATTAAFAISRLRAKGGGLVMNFALFTYLIPAAFLAIPIYKTMGAYGLINHQWSLILAMVTIATPYAIWVLKQASDKLPYELDESARIDGATTLQLFRLIYLPLMMPSLVAVGTYALLLAWNEYLYAFLLLSKETDITLGVALGNFLAADDSPWEILMATGFIYALPPAAIYYAVKRYMVGGLTAGAVKS; encoded by the coding sequence ATGGCGCCTCAAAACGGCCCCCAAAACGGTTATTCGCTGCGGACGCTGGGCACCGACGCCAAGCTGCTGCTGATCGGCATCCCGGTCTTCTTGTGGACCATCGCGCCGATCTATCACCTTTTTCTCTTCGCCATTTCACCGAAGGAATCGGCGCTGGGCGGCAAGATGTGGCCCGATCACCCGACGTTGCAGAACTTCCGCATCGTCTTCATGCAACAGCACTATTACCTGTCTCACTTCTGGCGGCAGCTCTGGAACTCGCTGTTCATCGCCGTCACCACCGGCCTGGTGACATTGTTCGTCGCCACCACCGCGGCCTTCGCCATCAGTCGCCTGCGCGCCAAGGGCGGTGGCCTGGTGATGAACTTTGCCCTCTTCACCTATCTCATCCCAGCGGCCTTTTTGGCCATTCCGATCTACAAGACCATGGGCGCCTACGGCTTAATCAATCATCAGTGGTCGCTGATCCTGGCCATGGTCACCATCGCCACGCCGTACGCCATCTGGGTGCTCAAGCAGGCCTCGGACAAGCTGCCGTACGAGCTGGACGAATCGGCCCGCATCGACGGCGCGACGACGCTGCAGCTTTTCCGCCTGATCTATCTGCCGCTGATGATGCCGTCGTTGGTGGCGGTGGGAACGTACGCGCTGCTGCTGGCGTGGAATGAATACCTCTACGCGTTCCTGCTGCTGTCCAAGGAAACCGACATCACGCTGGGCGTGGCCCTGGGAAATTTCTTGGCCGCCGATGATTCGCCTTGGGAGATCCTGATGGCCACCGGCTTCATCTACGCGTTGCCGCCAGCAGCCATCTATTACGCGGTCAAGCGTTACATGGTGGGCGGACTGACCGCGGGCGCCGTCAAGAGTTGA